In Nocardia asteroides, a single genomic region encodes these proteins:
- the aceE gene encoding pyruvate dehydrogenase (acetyl-transferring), homodimeric type, translating to MTDLIHSSAPARPAGDDRTGEPAGAAGTDPTGSVPQSGRVRVIREGVASYLPDIDPEETSEWLESFDQMLDREGPGRARYLMLRLLERAGERRVAIPALTSTDYVNTIPTENEPWFPGDEEVERRFRAWIRWNAAIMVHRAQRPGIGVGGHISTYASSAALYEVGFNHFFRGKDHPGGGDSIFIQGHASPGIYARAFLEGRLSTDKLDGFRQEYSHGGPGHGLPSYPHPRLLDTFWEFPTVSMGLGPMNAIYQARFNHYLHDRGIKDTSDQHVWAFLGDGEMDEPESRGLAHVAALEGLDNLTFVVNCNLQRLDGPVRGNGKIIQELESFFRGAGWNVIKVIWGREWDALLGADRDGALVNLMNTTPDGDYQTYKANDGAYVRDHFFGRDPRTKALVQDLSDPEIWNLKRGGHDYRKVYAAYAAAMAHKGQPTVILAKTIKGYTLGKHFEGRNATHQMKKLTLQDLKEFRDLQRIPISDAELEKDPYLPPYYHPGMDSREVQYMLGRRKALGGFLPERRTAVQPLKLPGDEAYKSVRKGSGKQNVATTMALVRLLKELLRDKEIGKRIVPIIPDEARTFGMDSWFPSLKIYNRNGQLYTSVDAELMLAYKESSVGQILHEGINEAGSTASFTAAGTSYATHGEPMIPLYIFYSMFGFQRTGDGLWAAADQLARGFVLGATAGRTTLTGEGLQHNDGHSLLLASTNPAVVSYDPAYAFEIAHIVRDGLRRMYGGTPGVDGFGGENIFYYITLYNEPYPQPPEPENVDVAGLLKGIYRYRAGTEGELPAQILVSGVTVPAGLRAQELLAKEWNVRADVWSVTSWGELRRDGLAKEIAALRYPDEDPGVPYITEALAEAEGPIVAASDWLRAVQDQIRQWVPGDYITLGTDGFGFSDTRPAARRVFNVDAESITVAVLSGLAKAGKIEAGKAAEAAAKYRIDDVTAAPEADVDDE from the coding sequence TTGACCGACCTGATCCACTCTTCCGCACCGGCGCGACCCGCCGGAGACGACCGCACCGGGGAACCGGCCGGCGCCGCGGGAACCGACCCCACCGGGTCTGTTCCGCAGTCCGGCCGGGTGCGGGTGATTCGCGAAGGCGTGGCCTCCTACCTACCCGACATCGACCCGGAGGAGACCAGCGAATGGCTGGAGTCCTTCGACCAGATGCTGGACCGGGAGGGCCCCGGCCGCGCGCGCTACCTCATGCTGCGGCTCCTGGAGCGGGCCGGGGAGCGCCGCGTCGCGATCCCGGCACTCACCTCCACCGACTACGTGAACACCATCCCCACCGAGAACGAGCCCTGGTTCCCCGGCGACGAGGAGGTGGAGCGCCGCTTCCGCGCCTGGATCCGGTGGAACGCCGCGATCATGGTGCACCGCGCGCAGCGGCCCGGCATCGGCGTCGGCGGGCACATCTCGACCTACGCCTCGTCGGCGGCGCTCTACGAGGTGGGCTTCAACCACTTCTTCCGCGGCAAGGACCACCCGGGCGGCGGCGACTCGATCTTCATCCAGGGCCACGCCTCGCCCGGCATCTACGCGCGGGCGTTCCTGGAGGGCAGGCTCTCCACCGACAAGCTGGACGGCTTCCGGCAGGAGTACAGCCACGGCGGCCCCGGCCACGGCCTGCCGTCCTACCCGCACCCGCGGCTGCTGGACACCTTCTGGGAGTTCCCGACGGTCTCCATGGGGCTCGGCCCGATGAACGCCATCTACCAGGCGCGGTTCAACCACTACCTGCACGACCGCGGCATCAAGGACACCTCGGACCAGCACGTCTGGGCGTTCCTCGGGGACGGCGAGATGGACGAGCCGGAATCGCGCGGCCTCGCGCACGTCGCGGCGCTGGAGGGGCTGGACAACCTGACCTTCGTGGTGAACTGCAACCTGCAGCGCCTCGACGGCCCGGTGCGCGGCAACGGCAAGATCATCCAGGAGCTGGAGTCGTTCTTCCGCGGCGCGGGCTGGAACGTCATCAAGGTGATCTGGGGCCGGGAGTGGGACGCGCTGCTCGGCGCCGACCGCGACGGCGCGCTGGTGAACCTCATGAACACCACGCCGGACGGCGACTACCAGACCTACAAGGCGAACGACGGCGCCTACGTGCGCGACCACTTCTTCGGCCGCGACCCGCGCACCAAGGCGCTGGTGCAGGACCTCTCGGACCCGGAGATCTGGAACCTCAAGCGCGGCGGCCACGACTACCGCAAGGTCTACGCGGCGTACGCGGCGGCGATGGCGCACAAGGGCCAGCCGACGGTGATCCTGGCCAAGACGATCAAGGGCTACACCCTCGGCAAGCACTTCGAGGGCCGCAACGCGACGCACCAGATGAAGAAGCTGACGCTGCAGGACCTCAAGGAGTTCCGCGATCTGCAGCGCATCCCGATCAGCGACGCCGAGCTGGAGAAGGATCCCTACCTGCCGCCGTACTACCACCCGGGCATGGACTCCCGCGAGGTCCAGTACATGCTCGGCAGGCGGAAGGCGCTCGGCGGCTTCCTGCCGGAGCGGCGCACCGCGGTGCAGCCGCTGAAGCTGCCCGGCGACGAGGCGTACAAGTCGGTCCGCAAGGGGTCGGGCAAGCAGAACGTGGCCACCACCATGGCGCTGGTCCGGCTGCTGAAGGAGCTGCTGCGGGACAAGGAGATCGGCAAGCGGATCGTGCCGATCATCCCGGACGAGGCGCGCACCTTCGGCATGGACTCGTGGTTCCCGTCGCTGAAGATCTACAACCGCAACGGGCAGCTCTACACCTCGGTCGACGCCGAGCTCATGCTGGCGTACAAGGAGAGCAGCGTCGGGCAGATCCTGCACGAGGGGATCAACGAGGCGGGCTCGACGGCCTCGTTCACCGCGGCGGGCACCTCCTACGCCACGCACGGCGAGCCGATGATCCCGCTGTACATCTTCTACTCGATGTTCGGCTTCCAGCGCACCGGCGACGGGCTCTGGGCCGCCGCCGACCAGCTGGCCCGCGGCTTCGTGCTCGGCGCCACCGCCGGGCGGACCACGCTGACCGGTGAGGGGTTGCAGCACAACGACGGCCACTCGCTGCTGCTCGCCTCGACCAACCCCGCCGTCGTCTCCTACGACCCGGCCTACGCCTTCGAGATCGCGCACATCGTGCGGGACGGGCTGCGCCGGATGTACGGCGGCACACCGGGGGTGGACGGCTTCGGCGGGGAGAACATCTTCTACTACATCACCCTCTACAACGAGCCGTACCCGCAGCCGCCCGAGCCGGAGAACGTGGATGTGGCGGGGCTGCTCAAGGGCATCTACCGCTACCGGGCAGGCACCGAGGGCGAGCTGCCCGCGCAGATCCTGGTCTCCGGCGTCACCGTGCCGGCGGGGCTGCGCGCGCAGGAGCTGCTCGCGAAGGAGTGGAACGTGCGGGCCGACGTCTGGTCGGTGACGTCCTGGGGCGAGCTGCGCCGGGACGGGCTGGCCAAGGAGATCGCGGCGCTGCGGTACCCGGATGAGGATCCGGGCGTTCCGTACATCACCGAGGCGCTGGCCGAGGCGGAGGGCCCGATCGTGGCGGCCTCGGATTGGCTGCGGGCGGTGCAGGATCAGATCCGCCAGTGGGTACCCGGTGACTACATCACGCTCGGCACCGACGGTTTCGGGTTCTCCGACACCCGCCCGGCCGCGCGCCGGGTGTTCAATGTGGATGCCGAGTCGATCACCGTCGCGGTGCTGTCCGGGCTGGCGAAGGCCGGGAAGATCGAGGCGGGCAAGGCCGCCGAGGCGGCGGCGAAGTACCGCATCGACGACGTCACGGCCGCGCCGGAGGCCGACGTCGACGACGAGTAG
- a CDS encoding PucR family transcriptional regulator, with amino-acid sequence MERKPPRPRRISDTSSEHEVYLPTGALSPNRQNRDPLPDTLLKRVKQFSGRLSTEAVGSMQDRLPFFADLDAAQRAGVQMLVQTAVVNFLEWLQDPESDIRFSLDAFQVFPQDLARRLTLRQTVDMVRVAMEFFEQWLPALARNDRQLVALTEAVLRYGRELGFAAASVYASAAESRGAWDTRLEALVVDAVVRGDTGPDMLSRAATLNWDATAPATVLVGIPPREQGVSAVGGVHTIAARHDRAALAVVQGTRLVMVVSGPLGEAGQESAFLGDLLAEVFSDGPVVIGPTTRTLGAAHASAVEALAGMEAVVGWRAAPRPVHAAELLPERALLGDRAAVEAMVDYVVLPLAAAGSALADTLDAYLDCGGAVETCARQLYIHPNTVRYRLKRIAEVTGRDPMNSRDAYVLRIAATVGRLTRTRNESSSTSSEDTSSPAGSDGL; translated from the coding sequence GTGGAACGTAAACCACCGCGGCCGAGGCGGATCTCGGACACCTCGTCGGAGCACGAGGTCTACCTGCCGACCGGCGCGCTCTCGCCGAATAGGCAGAACCGGGACCCGCTGCCGGACACGCTGCTCAAGCGGGTCAAGCAGTTCTCCGGCCGGCTCTCCACCGAGGCGGTGGGGTCGATGCAGGATCGGCTGCCGTTCTTCGCCGATCTGGACGCCGCGCAGCGTGCGGGCGTCCAGATGCTGGTGCAGACCGCGGTGGTGAACTTCCTGGAGTGGCTGCAGGACCCGGAGAGCGACATCCGGTTCAGCCTGGACGCCTTCCAGGTGTTCCCGCAGGATCTGGCGCGGCGGCTGACGCTGCGCCAGACCGTCGACATGGTCCGGGTGGCCATGGAGTTCTTCGAGCAGTGGCTGCCCGCGCTGGCCCGCAACGACCGGCAGCTGGTCGCGCTCACCGAGGCGGTGCTGCGGTACGGGCGTGAGCTCGGCTTCGCGGCCGCCTCGGTGTACGCCAGCGCGGCGGAGTCGAGGGGCGCGTGGGACACCCGGCTGGAGGCGCTGGTGGTGGATGCCGTCGTACGCGGCGACACCGGGCCGGACATGCTCTCCAGGGCCGCCACGTTGAACTGGGACGCCACCGCGCCCGCCACCGTGCTCGTCGGCATCCCGCCGCGCGAGCAGGGCGTCTCCGCGGTCGGCGGGGTGCACACCATCGCGGCGCGGCACGACCGGGCCGCGCTCGCGGTGGTGCAGGGCACCAGGCTGGTGATGGTGGTCAGCGGGCCGCTCGGCGAGGCGGGGCAGGAGTCGGCGTTCCTCGGCGACCTGCTCGCCGAGGTCTTCTCCGACGGACCGGTGGTGATCGGGCCGACCACCCGCACGCTCGGCGCCGCGCACGCCAGCGCGGTGGAGGCGCTGGCCGGGATGGAGGCGGTGGTCGGCTGGCGCGCCGCGCCGCGGCCGGTGCACGCTGCGGAGTTGTTACCGGAACGCGCCTTGTTGGGGGACCGTGCTGCGGTCGAGGCGATGGTGGACTACGTTGTGCTTCCGTTGGCAGCGGCCGGTTCGGCCCTGGCGGACACCCTGGATGCCTACCTCGATTGCGGGGGCGCGGTCGAGACTTGCGCCCGCCAGCTGTACATCCATCCAAATACTGTGCGCTATCGCCTGAAGCGCATCGCGGAAGTCACCGGCCGGGATCCGATGAATTCGCGCGATGCCTACGTGCTCAGGATCGCCGCCACAGTGGGTCGTTTGACACGAACTCGTAACGAATCGTCATCAACATCATCAGAAGACACTTCTTCCCCAGCCGGTTCGGACGGACTGTAA